AGCTCCTAGTAGATAAACATTTTCCTCTCCAAAAACAACAGGAGTGGCGCTAGCCCTATAACCATCTATCTCTATACCTATCTCACCAAGTGGTCTCTCAATAACTCTATTATCAGCAAGTCTAAGTCTAACCGTTCTTAGAACGCTAATACCAAGCTTCTCAAGTATCTTAGAAGGTAGTACTGTATATGTAGCTCCAGTATCAACAATAAGCTCTATATTCAAGATATTACTTGGCTTCAAAGGATTCCAAATCTTAGCCCTTACACTAAAGGTTCCCATATCTATCGCCATAATTAGAGGTCAGACAAGCTCTATAGCTGATTATAAATACACGCCTTAATATTCTAATTACGCACTATTCCATCTGATTATTAAGGATATAAGTTTAGGTTACTCCTAGCCGTAGAACATTAGTATAATTATTTAATATCTATACCATTTAGACATAGGGTATGAAACTAAGGAAAATTAACATGAACAAATTAATAATAGTTC
Above is a genomic segment from Ignisphaera aggregans DSM 17230 containing:
- a CDS encoding conserved hypothetical protein (InterPro IPR001969~KEGG: pas:Pars_0068 hypothetical protein~SPTR: A4WH16 Putative uncharacterized protein~PFAM: Retroviral aspartyl protease), encoding MAIDMGTFSVRAKIWNPLKPSNILNIELIVDTGATYTVLPSKILEKLGISVLRTVRLRLADNRVIERPLGEIGIEIDGYRASATPVVFGEENVYLLGAVTMEQLGLAPDPIEKRLKPVEVLLMYLSH